A window from Lycium ferocissimum isolate CSIRO_LF1 unplaced genomic scaffold, AGI_CSIRO_Lferr_CH_V1 ctg3669, whole genome shotgun sequence encodes these proteins:
- the LOC132044118 gene encoding LOW QUALITY PROTEIN: origin of replication complex subunit 1A-like (The sequence of the model RefSeq protein was modified relative to this genomic sequence to represent the inferred CDS: inserted 2 bases in 1 codon) codes for MDFCESKTAKQTLNTTPIKQQTPFPIPNLETIFPKTPQTLTATNXGPTEPPYPKNVTKNVTSSAKSRKSKVIDSVGPTLVSTPGPTESKRKRKCIEKKNVGVEKRSVSSSVKKRVDKKKVICDGGEFAVGDDSTPVLTPGPTESNRKRKCVDRKNVGVEEKRIVSSSVKKRVYDKNVILDEGEFALGDNSFPVSRKRKCVEKKNVGIEKRSDSRSVKKRVYYKKVVFDGGEFAVGDDVYVKRREDASSDDEDPEIEECRVCYKPAGRVIMIECDECLGGFHLKCLKPPLKEVPEGDWICLYCEAKKLGKTVEMPVPPKGKKRVRTAKEKLLDSDLWAAHIESIWKEVDGTYWFRAHWYMIPEETAAGRQPHNLRRELYRTNDFADVEMESVIRHCYVMYPKEFEKARNEGDDVFLCEYEYDIQWHSFKRISEIEDNDGDDDEAENDGDWNSCEDPNSDVEDDVEYEKENLSNLLTRPSPAHPLAANSRKGRFFGLQKIGAKKIPEHVRSHKLTELEKAKATLLLATLPKSLPCRTKEMEEITTFIKGAICEDQCLGRCLYIHGVPGTGKTMSVLAVMRSLRCEVDAGNIKPYCFVEINGLKLASPENIYSVIYEALNGHKVGWKKALHSLNERFSNVAERSKEENRPCILLIDELDLLVTRNQAVLYNILDWPTKPNSQLIVIGIANTMDLPEKLLPRISSRMGIQRLCFGPYNYQQLQEIILTRLNGIDAFEKPAIEFASRKVAAVSGDARRALEICRRAAELADYCAKKLLSIPNSVAAGKMLVRMADVEAAIQEMFQAPHIQVMRSSSKLSKIFLAAMVYEGHKTGMSETTFDKLAITVSCLCTSNDEKFPGWDMLLKVGCKLGECRILLCEPGVKHKLQKLQLNFPSDDVSFALKGSKELPWLAKYL; via the exons ATGGATTTTTGTGAAAGTAAGACAGCCAAACAAACCCTTAACACAACACCAATTAAGCAACAAACCCCATTTCCCATTCCCAATTTAGAAACTATTTTTCCTAAAACCCCACAAACCCTAACTGCCACCAA CGGACCCACTGAACCACCCTACCCCAAAAATGTGACAAAAAATGTCACTAGTTCagcaaaatcaagaaaatctaAGGTTATTGATTCAGTGGGTCCCACCCTCGTATCGACCCCGGGACCCACTGAATCGAAGAGGAAAAGGAAGTgtatagagaaaaaaaatgtgggTGTCGAAAAAAGAAGCGTTTCGAGTAGTGTTAAGAAGAGggtggataaaaaaaaagtgatctGTGATGGAGGAGAGTTTGCTGTAGGGGATGATTCAACCCCCGTTTTGACACCGGGACCCACTGAATCGAATAGGAAAAGGAAATGTGTGGATAGAAAAAATGTGGGTGTCGAAGAAAAAAGAATCGTTTCGAGTAGTGTTAAGAAGAGGGTGTACGATAAAAATGTGATCTTGGATGAGGGAGAGTTTGCTTTGGGGGATAATTCATTCCCCGTTTCGAGGAAAAGGAAATGTGTagagaaaaaaaatgtgggcaTTGAAAAAAGAAGCGATTCGAGGAGTGTTAAGAAGAGGGTGTACTATAAAAAGGTGGTTTTTGATGGGGGAGAGTTTGCTGTGGgggatgatgtatatgtgaagagaagagaagatgCTAGTTCGGACGATGAGGATCCGGAAATCGAGGAATGTAGGGTTTGTTATAAGCCAGCAGGGAGGGTGATTATGATTGAATGTGATGAATGTTTAGGAGGGTTTCATTTGAAGTGTTTGAAGCCACCTTTAAAGGAAGTTCCTGAAGGGGATTGGATTTGTTTGTATTGCGAGGCGAAAAAGTTAGGGAAAACGGTGGAAATGCCCGTACCGCCTAAGGGGAAGAAACGGGTAAGGACTGCTAAGGAGAAGTTACTTGATAGTGATCTGTGGGCGGCTCATATTGAGAG TATATGGAAAGAAGTGGATGGTACCTATTGGTTCCGGGCACATTGGTATATGATCCCAGAGGAAACAGCTGCAGGAAGACAACCGCATAACTTAAGGAGAGAACTTTATCGGACTAATGATTTTGCTGATGTTGAG ATGGAATCTGTCATCAGGCATTGCTATGTTATGTATCCAAAAGAATTTGAGAAGGCGAGAAATGAAGGAGATGATGTTTTCCTTTgtgaatatgaatatgacatTCAGTGGCATAGTTTCAAGCGCATTTCTGAGATTGAAGATAATGATGGG GATGATGATGAAGCTGAGAATGATGGGGATTGGAACTCTTGCGAAGATCCCAACTCTGACGTGGAAGATGATGTGGAATATGAAAAGGAAAACCTAAGTAATCTATTAACCAGACCATCTCCAGCTCATCCATTGGCTGCG AATTCAAGAAAGGGACGCTTTTTTGGACTACAGAAGATAGGTGCGAAGAAGATACCAGAACATGTGAGATCTCACAAGCTTACTGAACTTGAGAAGGCAAAAGCAACCCTTTTGCTGGCAACTTTGCCCAAATCTCTACCTTGTAGGACTAA AGAAATGGAAGAGATAACTACATTCATAAAAGGTGCCATATGTGAGGATCAATGCCTTGGTAGATGCCTTTACATACACGGTGTTCCTGGGACAGGAAAG ACGATGAGTGTATTAGCAGTAATGAGGAGTTTAAGGTGTGAAGTTGATGCAGGGAACATTAAACCTTATTGTTTTGTGGAAATTAATGGTCTAAAATTGGCGTCACCTGAGAATATTTACAGT GTTATTTATGAAGCACTTAATGGACACAAGGTTGGTTGGAAAAAGGCTCTTCACTCCTTGAATGAGCGGTTTTCAAATGTCGCTGAACGTAGCAAAGAGGAAAACCGGCCTTGTATTCTACTTATAGATGAACTTGATCTCCTGGTAACCAGAAATCAAGCG GTTTTATATAACATTCTTGATTGGCCTACAAAGCCAAATTCCCAACTGATTGTTATAG GTATTGCAAATACTATGGATCTTCCGGAGAAGTTGCTTCCGCGGATTTCAAGTCGTATGGGCATACAAAGACTTTGCTTTGGTCCCTATAACTATCAGCAGCttcaagaaattattttaactCGCCTCAATGGAATTGATGCCTTTGAAAAACCTGCAATTGAATTTGCTTCAAGGAAG GTGGCAGCCGTTTCAGGTGATGCACGCCGTGCACTAGAAATATGTAGGCGAGCTGCGGAACTTGCAGATTATTGTGCAAAGAAATTGTTATCAATTCCCAATTCTGTTGCAGCAG GCAAAATGCTTGTCAGAATGGCAGATGTAGAAGCAGCCATTCAGGAAATGTTCCAGGCTCCTCATATCCAA GTGATGAGAAGCAGCTCCAAGCTGAGTAAAATCTTTTTGGCAGCTATGGTTTATGAAGGTCATAAGACAGGGATGAGCGAGACCACCTTTGACAAG TTGGCAATAACTGTTTCCTGTCTCTGTACAAGCAATGATGAAAAATTTCCAGGATGGGATATGCTTCTAAAAGTCGG ATGCAAGCTTGGTGAATGCAGAATACTTTTATGTGAACCTGGAGTGAAGCATAAATTACAAAAGTTACAGCTCAACTTCCCAAG TGATGATGTTTCTTTTGCACTCAAAGGCAGCAAGGAGTTGCCATGGTTGGCTAAATATCTCTGA
- the LOC132044120 gene encoding uncharacterized protein LOC132044120 produces the protein MVRVMARKLMSHRILTCDKPELMAFSGDPAINISDTIFGFLDDDSSESIYANFCVENEEENGVDDDEEKEESENVEDNKFWETQHQLLQGVLYRTTSLESQIRSITKETIKEANNIICSCRKTVDDGCRSCLMKEVCSHLQIAGFNSAICKSKWKSSQDIPSGEHTFIDVIDSSNPKKGEVRVIIELNFRAEFEMARACKEYNQLVKILPEVFVGKIERLLSLIKILCAAAKKCMKEKKMHIGPWRKQKYMQAKWLKTRERVAAAKLPYSSAVDEYSSRPPRPRASMLTVDLLENLPSLHLITAVEVV, from the exons ATGGTTAGAGTTATGGCTAGGAAACTTATGAGTCATAGGATATTAACGTGTGATAAACCGGAATTAATGGCATTTTCCGGTGACCCTGCGATTAATATTTCTGATACTATTTTCGGGTTTCTAGACGACGATTCATCGGAAAGTATTTATGCCAATTTTTGTGtcgaaaatgaagaagaaaatggtgttgatgatgatgaagagaaagaagagtcTGAAAATGTTGAAGATAATAAGTTTTGGGAAACTCAACATCAACTTTTACAA GGTGTATTATACAGGACTACTTCATTAGAATCACAAATTCGAAGCATTACAAAAGAGACAATAAAAGAAGCAAATAATATTATATGCAGTTGCCGGAAAACGGTGGATGACGGCTGCCGGAGTTGCCTCATGAAGGAGGTTTGCAGCCATCTGCAAATTGCAGGTTTCAACTCTGCAATTTGCAAGTCCAAGTGGAAGAGCTCTCAAGATATTCCAtcag GTGAACATACATTCATAGACGTGATCGACTCTTCAAATCCTAAAAAGGGAGAAGTTCGAGTTATCATCGAGTTGAATTTTCGAGCCGAATTCGAGATGGCACGAGCATGCAAAGAATATAACCAATTAGTAAAAATTTTACCGGAAGTATTCGTTGGAAAAATTGAGAGATTACTATCGTTGATCAAGATTTTGTGTGCGGCAGCCAAGAAATGCATGAAGGAGAAGAAAATGCACATTGGGCCATGGCGGAAACAAAAATACATGCAAGCAAAATGGCTCAAAACACGCGAACGTGTGGCAGCGGCCAAGCTACCATACTCGTCCGCTGTGGACGAGTATTCTAGCCGGCCACCACGACCGAGGGCGTCCATGCTCACGGTCGATTTGTTGGAAAATTTGCCAAGTTTACATCTCATCACGGCGGTTGAAGTAGTATGA